The Prinia subflava isolate CZ2003 ecotype Zambia chromosome 5, Cam_Psub_1.2, whole genome shotgun sequence genome window below encodes:
- the TC2N gene encoding tandem C2 domains nuclear protein isoform X1 encodes MATECIKTCCKLCFCMDKEKNDPVSMVQESEAVAASKPTIVEQPPLSSVSVKRQVGCSEDYLLSKLPLDGQEVPFVVPPFKLAYVQPKNLPSISHAGGIKDSARASFGERKAELHKAELHKAELCGACQWPRYDVYNPFYLEHRVSPDLSRRFQAKSDSRKLYGSVSDLRPSTLPGSLDVSRSMFDLRSPPHRFMKRYDSVSSVPSSTSSRKDSQGSNRSLDTITLSGDERDFGRLNVKLCYVSSVEQIWITVLHCRDLTWPSSCGENPRICVKGILTLPKPVHFKSSAKEGCNDIEFMETFVFAIKLQSLQAVRLVFKIQTQTPRKKTIGECSLALRELSSQESNHWLDISPPSKAPVCRAELQIGTCFQAINRRIQLQILEAQNLPVSSTPLPSNFFVKVGMFSTEGIIYKKKTRLLKSTNGQVKWGEMMAFPVSQAEQGISFLIKLYSKSSVRRKHFLGQIWLSPDSSNSEAAEQWKDTIANPEKVVVKWYSIGPS; translated from the exons ATGGCAACAGAATGTATAAAAACCTGCTGTAAATTGTGTTTCTGCAtggacaaggaaaaaaatgatc CAGTTTCCATGGTGCAGGAATCTGAAGCAGTAGCTGCAAGCAAGCCAACTATTGTAGAGCAGCCTCCATTGTCTTCTGTGTCAGTGAAGCGTCAAGTTGGCTGCTCCGAGGATTATTTGCTTTCCAAACTGCCCCTGGATGGTCAGGAGGTCCCATTCGTGGTCCCTCCATTCAAACTGGCTTATGTACAGCCGAAGAACCTTCCTAGTATCTCACATGCTGGAGGCATTAAAG ATTCAGCCAGAGCCTCGTTTGGCGAGcggaaggcagagctgcacaaggcagagctgcacaaggcagagctgtgcGGCGCGTGCCAGTGGCCCCGCTATGACGTGTACAACCCCTTCTACCTGGAGCACCGCGTTTCACCAGACCTCAGCAGGCGCTTCCAAGCAAAATCAGATAGCAGGAAATTGTATGGATCAG TTAGTGATTTGAGACCCAGCACTCTGCCTGGCTCCCTTGATGTGAGCCGTTCGATGTTTGACCTCAGGAGCCCACCTCACCGATTCATGAAG AGATATGATTCAGTCTCCAGTGTACCTAGCAGTACCTCTTCCAGGAAGGATTCACAAGGCAGTAACAGGAGTCTGG ATACTATTACATTATCAGGTGATGAACGAGACTTTGGAAGACTGAATGTGAAGTTGTGTTATGTTTCTTCGGTAGAACAGATTTGGATCACAGTTTTACAt TGCAGAGACCTGACCTGGCCTTCTAGCTGTGGGGAAAACCCTCGTATCTGTGTCAAGGGAATTCTCACACTGCCCAAGCCAGTGCATTTCAAATCTTCTGCCAAGGAGGGCTGCAAT gaCATTGAATTTATGGAAACTTTTGTTTTTGCTATTAAACTGCAAAGCCTGCAGGCTGTCAGATTGGTATTTAAAATCCAGACACAGACTCCCAGGAAAAAAACTATTGGAGAATGTTCCTTGGCACTGCGGGAGCTGAGCTCACAGGAGTCAAATCATTGGCTGGATATATCTCCTCCTTCCAAAGCACCT GTGTGTCGTGCAGAACTTCAAATAGGAACTTGTTTTCAGGCAATAAACAGGAGGATACAGTTACAGATTCTTGAAGCACAAAACCTTCCTGTTTCATCCACGCCACTGCCTTCAA ATTTCTTTGTGAAAGTTGGAATGTTTAGTACAGAAGGGATCATCTATAAAAAGAAGACTCGCCTTCTGAAGTCCACTAACGGCCAAGTGAAGTGGGGAGAAATGATGGCTTTTCCAGTTAGCCAAGCAGAACAAGGAATTAGCTTTCTCATCAAGCTCTACAGCAAAAGCTCAGTGAGAAGAAAACACTTCCTAGGACAG ATCTGGTTAAGTCCTGATAGCAGCAACagtgaagcagcagagcagtggaaaGATACCATTGCAAACCCTGAAAAAGTTGTTGTTAAATGGTACAGCATTGGTCCATCTTGA
- the TC2N gene encoding tandem C2 domains nuclear protein isoform X2 — protein MATECIKTCCKLCFCMDKEKNDLSMVQESEAVAASKPTIVEQPPLSSVSVKRQVGCSEDYLLSKLPLDGQEVPFVVPPFKLAYVQPKNLPSISHAGGIKDSARASFGERKAELHKAELHKAELCGACQWPRYDVYNPFYLEHRVSPDLSRRFQAKSDSRKLYGSVSDLRPSTLPGSLDVSRSMFDLRSPPHRFMKRYDSVSSVPSSTSSRKDSQGSNRSLDTITLSGDERDFGRLNVKLCYVSSVEQIWITVLHCRDLTWPSSCGENPRICVKGILTLPKPVHFKSSAKEGCNDIEFMETFVFAIKLQSLQAVRLVFKIQTQTPRKKTIGECSLALRELSSQESNHWLDISPPSKAPVCRAELQIGTCFQAINRRIQLQILEAQNLPVSSTPLPSNFFVKVGMFSTEGIIYKKKTRLLKSTNGQVKWGEMMAFPVSQAEQGISFLIKLYSKSSVRRKHFLGQIWLSPDSSNSEAAEQWKDTIANPEKVVVKWYSIGPS, from the exons ATGGCAACAGAATGTATAAAAACCTGCTGTAAATTGTGTTTCTGCAtggacaaggaaaaaaatgatc TTTCCATGGTGCAGGAATCTGAAGCAGTAGCTGCAAGCAAGCCAACTATTGTAGAGCAGCCTCCATTGTCTTCTGTGTCAGTGAAGCGTCAAGTTGGCTGCTCCGAGGATTATTTGCTTTCCAAACTGCCCCTGGATGGTCAGGAGGTCCCATTCGTGGTCCCTCCATTCAAACTGGCTTATGTACAGCCGAAGAACCTTCCTAGTATCTCACATGCTGGAGGCATTAAAG ATTCAGCCAGAGCCTCGTTTGGCGAGcggaaggcagagctgcacaaggcagagctgcacaaggcagagctgtgcGGCGCGTGCCAGTGGCCCCGCTATGACGTGTACAACCCCTTCTACCTGGAGCACCGCGTTTCACCAGACCTCAGCAGGCGCTTCCAAGCAAAATCAGATAGCAGGAAATTGTATGGATCAG TTAGTGATTTGAGACCCAGCACTCTGCCTGGCTCCCTTGATGTGAGCCGTTCGATGTTTGACCTCAGGAGCCCACCTCACCGATTCATGAAG AGATATGATTCAGTCTCCAGTGTACCTAGCAGTACCTCTTCCAGGAAGGATTCACAAGGCAGTAACAGGAGTCTGG ATACTATTACATTATCAGGTGATGAACGAGACTTTGGAAGACTGAATGTGAAGTTGTGTTATGTTTCTTCGGTAGAACAGATTTGGATCACAGTTTTACAt TGCAGAGACCTGACCTGGCCTTCTAGCTGTGGGGAAAACCCTCGTATCTGTGTCAAGGGAATTCTCACACTGCCCAAGCCAGTGCATTTCAAATCTTCTGCCAAGGAGGGCTGCAAT gaCATTGAATTTATGGAAACTTTTGTTTTTGCTATTAAACTGCAAAGCCTGCAGGCTGTCAGATTGGTATTTAAAATCCAGACACAGACTCCCAGGAAAAAAACTATTGGAGAATGTTCCTTGGCACTGCGGGAGCTGAGCTCACAGGAGTCAAATCATTGGCTGGATATATCTCCTCCTTCCAAAGCACCT GTGTGTCGTGCAGAACTTCAAATAGGAACTTGTTTTCAGGCAATAAACAGGAGGATACAGTTACAGATTCTTGAAGCACAAAACCTTCCTGTTTCATCCACGCCACTGCCTTCAA ATTTCTTTGTGAAAGTTGGAATGTTTAGTACAGAAGGGATCATCTATAAAAAGAAGACTCGCCTTCTGAAGTCCACTAACGGCCAAGTGAAGTGGGGAGAAATGATGGCTTTTCCAGTTAGCCAAGCAGAACAAGGAATTAGCTTTCTCATCAAGCTCTACAGCAAAAGCTCAGTGAGAAGAAAACACTTCCTAGGACAG ATCTGGTTAAGTCCTGATAGCAGCAACagtgaagcagcagagcagtggaaaGATACCATTGCAAACCCTGAAAAAGTTGTTGTTAAATGGTACAGCATTGGTCCATCTTGA